From Pseudomonas sp. G.S.17, the proteins below share one genomic window:
- a CDS encoding SDR family oxidoreductase, translating to MSNNKTALIIGASRGLGLGLVQRLREQNWNVIATVRDPQKAVDLKSVPGVRIETLEMDDVASLDALTQTLKGQIFDVLFVNAGIMGPQHQSAAQATAAELGQLFLTNAIAPIRLAERFVQQIRPNSGVLAFMSSVLGSVACPEGETMALYKASKAALNSMTNSFVVQLPEPRPTVLSLHPGWVKTDMGGEGAEIDVETSTKGLVQQLEAYSGKGGHYFVNYRGETIAW from the coding sequence ATGTCAAATAACAAAACCGCACTGATCATCGGCGCCTCGCGCGGGCTGGGCCTTGGCCTGGTCCAACGCCTGCGCGAGCAGAACTGGAATGTGATTGCCACGGTGCGCGATCCGCAGAAGGCCGTTGACTTGAAATCCGTACCCGGAGTACGCATCGAAACCCTCGAGATGGATGACGTCGCCTCTCTGGACGCACTGACACAAACCTTGAAAGGACAGATTTTCGACGTGCTGTTCGTCAACGCCGGCATCATGGGCCCGCAACACCAAAGCGCCGCTCAGGCCACGGCAGCGGAGTTGGGCCAGCTGTTCCTGACCAATGCCATCGCGCCGATTCGCCTGGCCGAACGCTTCGTCCAGCAAATCCGCCCGAACAGCGGCGTGTTGGCGTTCATGAGTTCGGTCCTGGGCAGCGTCGCCTGTCCCGAAGGCGAAACCATGGCGTTGTACAAAGCCAGCAAGGCCGCGCTGAACTCCATGACCAACAGCTTCGTCGTGCAACTCCCGGAACCACGCCCTACCGTACTGTCCCTGCATCCTGGCTGGGTCAAAACCGACATGGGCGGCGAAGGCGCAGAAATCGACGTCGAAACCAGCACCAAAGGCCTGGTCCAACAGCTCGAAGCCTATTCCGGCAAGGGCGGGCATTACTTCGTGAATTACCGGGGTGAGACGATTGCTTGGTGA
- a CDS encoding type II toxin-antitoxin system RelE/ParE family toxin, protein MKPVKFLGDSLDCLREFPSAAQSVAGFQLDRVQRGIEPEDWKPMSSIGIGVCEIRVREPTGAFRILYLATLPTAVYVLHAFRKKSQKTAKRDIDLAAKRLRDLMRG, encoded by the coding sequence ATGAAACCAGTGAAATTTTTAGGCGACTCCCTGGATTGCCTCCGGGAGTTCCCATCGGCGGCACAGTCGGTCGCCGGTTTCCAGTTGGACCGGGTCCAACGAGGGATTGAACCTGAAGATTGGAAACCTATGAGCAGTATTGGCATTGGAGTCTGTGAAATTCGGGTTCGTGAGCCGACAGGCGCTTTCCGAATTCTGTATTTAGCGACACTGCCAACTGCGGTTTATGTGCTGCATGCGTTCCGTAAAAAAAGTCAAAAGACAGCAAAACGCGATATTGATCTTGCTGCCAAAAGGCTGCGCGATCTGATGAGAGGTTAA
- a CDS encoding XRE family transcriptional regulator, which produces MIEEQTFASVWDALADTAQEAAHLKVRSALMIELNERIKEWAGSDTQKAARLGITKPRFSNLKAGRVDLFSLDALVDLAATAGLAVSLNLAAA; this is translated from the coding sequence ATGATCGAAGAACAAACTTTTGCCAGCGTATGGGATGCGCTTGCGGACACTGCCCAAGAAGCAGCGCACCTCAAAGTGCGATCTGCACTCATGATTGAATTGAACGAGCGCATTAAAGAATGGGCCGGCAGCGATACCCAAAAGGCCGCTCGCCTTGGGATCACCAAGCCGCGTTTTTCCAATTTAAAGGCCGGTCGGGTTGATTTGTTCAGTCTTGACGCGCTGGTCGATCTCGCAGCAACCGCAGGTTTGGCGGTCTCCCTTAATCTGGCCGCAGCTTGA
- a CDS encoding 8-oxoguanine deaminase gives MPAIRIWLKNPLAVFTANDLDARGGLVIENGVIVEMLAAGQQPATPCDQTFDAREHVLLPGLINTHHHFYQTLTRAWAPVVNQPLFPWLKTLYPVWARLTPDKLALASKVALTELLLSGCTTAADHHYLFPDGLENAIDVQVESVRELGMRAMLTRGSMSLGEDDGGLPPQQTVQQGEVILEDSQRLIQRYHQRGDGAQIQIALAPCSPFSVTPQIMAESAALADKLDVRLHTHLAETLDEEDFCLQRFGLRTVDYLDSVGWLGPRTWLAHGIHFNPDEIARLGAAGTGVCHCPSSNMRLASGICPTLDLLAAGAPLGLGVDGSASNDASNMMLETRQALYLQRLRYGAEKITPELVLGWATKGSAQLLGRSDIGELAVGKQADLALFKLDELRFSGSHDPISALLLCGADRADRVMIGGQWRVIDGQVEGLDLKGLIADHSQAARELIAG, from the coding sequence ATGCCCGCGATCCGTATCTGGTTGAAAAACCCCCTCGCTGTTTTCACCGCCAATGACCTCGATGCCCGGGGAGGATTGGTGATTGAAAACGGCGTCATCGTCGAAATGCTCGCTGCCGGTCAGCAACCCGCTACGCCTTGCGATCAGACCTTCGATGCGCGCGAGCATGTGTTGCTGCCGGGGTTGATCAATACTCACCACCACTTTTATCAAACCCTGACCCGCGCCTGGGCGCCGGTGGTGAATCAGCCGCTGTTCCCCTGGCTGAAAACCTTGTATCCGGTGTGGGCGCGATTGACGCCGGACAAGCTCGCGCTGGCCAGCAAAGTGGCATTGACCGAATTGTTGCTGTCGGGCTGCACCACGGCGGCCGATCACCATTATCTGTTTCCGGATGGCCTGGAAAACGCCATCGATGTGCAGGTCGAGAGCGTCCGTGAATTGGGCATGCGCGCCATGCTGACGCGCGGTTCCATGAGTCTGGGCGAAGACGACGGTGGCCTGCCGCCGCAGCAAACCGTGCAACAGGGCGAAGTCATTCTTGAAGACAGCCAACGCCTGATCCAGCGCTACCACCAGCGCGGCGATGGCGCGCAGATCCAGATCGCCTTGGCGCCCTGTTCGCCGTTTTCCGTAACCCCGCAGATCATGGCCGAAAGCGCCGCGCTGGCCGACAAGCTCGATGTGCGCCTGCACACGCATTTGGCGGAAACCCTCGACGAAGAAGATTTCTGCCTGCAACGTTTTGGCCTGCGTACCGTGGATTATCTGGACAGCGTTGGCTGGCTTGGCCCGCGCACCTGGCTGGCCCACGGCATTCATTTCAACCCGGACGAGATCGCCCGCCTCGGCGCAGCAGGCACGGGTGTTTGTCATTGCCCGAGTTCGAACATGCGGCTCGCGTCGGGCATTTGTCCGACGCTGGATCTGCTCGCGGCGGGCGCGCCGCTGGGCCTTGGCGTTGATGGATCGGCGTCCAACGATGCGTCGAACATGATGCTCGAAACCCGTCAGGCGCTGTACCTACAACGCCTGCGCTACGGCGCCGAAAAAATCACCCCGGAACTGGTATTGGGCTGGGCCACCAAAGGCTCGGCGCAACTGTTGGGGCGCAGCGATATTGGCGAGCTGGCGGTGGGCAAACAGGCGGATCTGGCGCTGTTCAAGCTCGATGAACTGCGCTTCTCCGGCAGTCATGATCCGATTTCAGCGCTGCTGCTGTGCGGCGCGGACCGGGCCGATCGGGTGATGATCGGCGGCCAGTGGCGGGTGATCGACGGCCAGGTTGAAGGGCTGGACCTCAAGGGTTTGATCGCCGATCACAGCCAGGCGGCGCGGGAGTTGATTGCCGGTTAA
- a CDS encoding calcium:proton antiporter: MGSILKQEKFLLLAILATFVAYPFEHWFLNNGQAIALTAGIALVAFIVCASMRVAHHAELLAEKVGDPYGTMILTLSAVLVEVVILAIMMNNEPSPTLVRDTIYSAVMLDINGILGLAALMGGLKHGEQSYNDDSARTYSVMILTAMGVSMVVPEFIPEGDWKLYSAFTIGAMIVLYTLFLRMQVGPHSYFFSYSYPEKKKRNDPAVEEEPVNLTRSIGTLFVGIVVIGALAEVMSKTVDLGLEGTGAPPVMTAILVAAISAAPEILTALRAALANRMQSVVNIALGASLSTVILTVPVMEAMALYTGQPFQMAMTPVQTVMIFITLLVSAINLNDGETNAIEGMTHFVLFATFIMLSLLGL, encoded by the coding sequence ATGGGCTCAATACTCAAGCAAGAAAAGTTTCTTCTGCTGGCGATACTCGCGACATTTGTCGCCTATCCCTTCGAACACTGGTTCCTCAACAACGGCCAGGCCATCGCGTTGACAGCGGGGATTGCGCTGGTCGCGTTTATCGTCTGCGCCTCGATGCGTGTCGCGCACCATGCCGAGCTGCTGGCCGAAAAAGTCGGCGATCCTTACGGCACGATGATTTTGACCCTGTCGGCGGTGCTCGTCGAAGTGGTGATCCTGGCGATCATGATGAACAACGAGCCTTCGCCGACGCTGGTGCGAGACACGATCTACTCGGCGGTGATGCTCGACATCAACGGCATCCTCGGTCTGGCGGCATTGATGGGCGGGCTCAAGCATGGCGAGCAGTCCTACAACGATGACTCGGCGCGCACTTACAGCGTGATGATTCTGACTGCCATGGGTGTTTCCATGGTGGTGCCGGAATTCATTCCCGAGGGTGACTGGAAGCTGTATTCGGCCTTTACCATTGGCGCGATGATTGTCTTGTACACCTTGTTCCTGCGCATGCAGGTCGGGCCGCACAGCTATTTCTTCAGCTACAGCTACCCGGAGAAAAAGAAGCGCAATGACCCCGCTGTCGAAGAGGAACCGGTCAATCTGACGCGCTCCATCGGCACGCTGTTCGTCGGCATCGTGGTTATTGGCGCGTTGGCGGAAGTGATGTCCAAGACCGTCGACCTCGGCCTTGAAGGCACCGGCGCGCCGCCCGTGATGACTGCGATTCTGGTGGCGGCTATTTCTGCAGCACCGGAAATCCTGACTGCTCTGCGCGCGGCACTGGCCAACCGCATGCAGTCGGTGGTCAACATTGCGCTTGGCGCTTCGTTGTCCACGGTGATTCTTACCGTTCCGGTCATGGAAGCCATGGCGCTTTATACCGGCCAACCGTTCCAGATGGCCATGACCCCGGTGCAGACGGTGATGATCTTCATCACCTTGCTGGTCAGCGCGATCAACCTTAACGATGGCGAAACCAATGCCATCGAAGGCATGACCCACTTCGTGTTGTTTGCGACGTTCATCATGTTGTCGTTGTTGGGGCTTTGA
- a CDS encoding BMP family ABC transporter substrate-binding protein: MHSTLHPRRPLKKLLCAVAAVVGLGSSLMAAAADPLKVGFVYIGPIGDHGWTYQHEQGRKAMVEALGDKVTTSFVENVPEGADAERVIRNMAKGGYDLVFTTSFGYMNPTLKVAKQFPKVTFEHATGYKQDKNLGTYLARTYEGRYVSGFLAAKMTKTKKVGYVASFPIPEVIRDIDAIQLALNKYNPGTEIKVVWVNSWFDPGKEADAANALIDQGVDVVFQHTDSPAPIQTAERRGVYAVGYASDMAHFGPKAVLTSIVNNWGPHYIQATQSVIDGTWKSQDYWGGLKEGTVQLPISDVVPADVKAEAEKLIASIESGEFHPFTGPIKDQTGAVKIPAGKTATNAELASMNYYVEGIKAELPK; encoded by the coding sequence ATGCATTCCACTCTTCACCCGCGTCGTCCCCTGAAAAAATTGCTGTGCGCCGTGGCAGCAGTCGTCGGTCTGGGTTCGAGCCTGATGGCTGCGGCCGCCGATCCGTTGAAAGTCGGCTTCGTCTACATCGGTCCGATTGGCGACCACGGCTGGACGTATCAGCATGAGCAAGGCCGCAAGGCGATGGTTGAAGCCCTCGGCGACAAAGTGACCACCAGTTTTGTCGAGAACGTTCCGGAAGGCGCGGACGCCGAGCGGGTCATTCGCAACATGGCCAAAGGTGGTTACGACCTGGTGTTCACCACGTCCTTCGGCTACATGAACCCGACACTGAAAGTGGCCAAGCAATTTCCAAAGGTGACGTTCGAACACGCCACCGGCTACAAGCAGGACAAGAACCTCGGCACTTATCTGGCACGCACCTATGAAGGCCGCTACGTCAGCGGGTTCCTGGCGGCCAAGATGACCAAGACCAAGAAGGTCGGTTATGTGGCTTCCTTCCCGATCCCGGAAGTGATCCGCGACATCGACGCGATCCAACTGGCGCTGAACAAGTACAACCCCGGCACCGAAATCAAAGTGGTCTGGGTCAACTCCTGGTTCGATCCGGGCAAGGAAGCCGATGCCGCCAACGCGCTGATCGACCAGGGTGTCGATGTGGTCTTCCAGCACACTGACAGCCCGGCGCCGATTCAGACGGCTGAACGTCGCGGCGTCTACGCTGTGGGTTACGCCTCGGACATGGCGCACTTCGGACCCAAAGCGGTGCTGACGTCCATCGTCAACAACTGGGGCCCGCATTACATCCAGGCCACCCAAAGCGTCATCGACGGCACCTGGAAATCCCAGGATTACTGGGGCGGCCTGAAGGAAGGCACGGTGCAGCTGCCGATCAGCGATGTGGTACCGGCGGACGTGAAAGCTGAAGCAGAGAAACTCATCGCCAGCATCGAAAGCGGCGAATTCCACCCGTTCACCGGCCCGATCAAGGATCAGACCGGCGCGGTGAAAATCCCGGCGGGCAAAACCGCAACCAACGCGGAACTGGCTTCGATGAATTACTACGTCGAAGGCATCAAGGCTGAGTTGCCGAAGTAA
- a CDS encoding 2-oxoglutarate and iron-dependent oxygenase domain-containing protein, producing MNQLPIIDIAPLYGNDQQAWQSVAAQIDQACREWGFFYITGHPISAERIEQVVGSAQQFFALSQAEKLKIDITQTRHHRGYGAIATEQLDPNLPSDLKETFDMGFHLPADHPDVLAEQPLRGPNRHPDLPGWQALMEQHYLDMQALGQTLLQAITVALGIERDFFDQRFVEPVSVLRFIHYPPRHTATSEQQQGAGAHTDYGCITLLHQDAAGGLQVRNVDGQWIDAPPIDGTFVVNIGDMMARWSNDRYLSTPHRVISPLGVDRYSMPFFVEPNPGTRIECLPGCQSATRPARYPTTTCAEFLLSRFADTYAYRREQQG from the coding sequence GTGAACCAGCTCCCGATCATCGATATCGCCCCGCTGTACGGCAACGACCAACAGGCTTGGCAAAGCGTTGCGGCGCAGATTGACCAGGCCTGTCGTGAGTGGGGATTCTTCTATATCACAGGCCATCCGATCAGCGCCGAGCGCATTGAACAGGTGGTCGGCAGCGCGCAGCAATTCTTCGCCCTGTCCCAGGCTGAAAAACTCAAGATCGACATCACCCAGACCCGTCATCATCGCGGCTATGGCGCCATCGCCACCGAGCAGCTTGATCCGAACCTGCCCAGCGACCTTAAAGAAACCTTCGACATGGGCTTTCATCTGCCCGCCGATCATCCTGACGTCCTCGCCGAACAACCGTTGCGCGGCCCCAATCGCCATCCGGACCTGCCGGGCTGGCAAGCGCTCATGGAACAGCACTATCTGGACATGCAGGCACTCGGGCAAACCTTGCTCCAGGCCATCACCGTGGCCTTGGGCATCGAGCGCGATTTCTTCGATCAACGATTCGTCGAGCCTGTCAGCGTGCTGCGCTTCATTCATTACCCGCCGCGCCATACCGCCACTTCCGAGCAGCAACAAGGCGCCGGCGCGCATACCGATTACGGCTGCATCACCTTGTTGCATCAGGATGCGGCGGGCGGTTTGCAGGTGCGCAACGTTGACGGCCAGTGGATCGATGCGCCGCCCATCGACGGTACGTTCGTGGTCAATATTGGCGACATGATGGCGCGCTGGAGCAACGACCGTTATCTGTCCACGCCGCATCGAGTGATCAGCCCGCTCGGCGTGGACCGCTACTCGATGCCGTTCTTCGTCGAGCCCAACCCGGGCACCCGTATCGAATGCCTGCCCGGCTGCCAAAGCGCCACCCGGCCAGCTCGCTACCCGACAACCACCTGTGCGGAGTTTCTGCTGTCGCGCTTCGCCGATACCTACGCTTATCGCCGGGAGCAGCAAGGCTAA
- a CDS encoding adenosine deaminase translates to MYDWLNALPKAELHLHLEGSLEPELLFALAERNKIALPWNDVEALRGAYAFNNLQEFLDLYYQGADVLRTEQDFYDLTWAYLLRCKAQNVIHTEPFFDPQTHTDRGIPFEVVLNGIASALKDGQSKLGIGSGLILSFLRHLSEEEAEKTLDQALPFRDAFVAVGLDSSEMGHPPSKFQRVFDRARNEGFLTVAHAGEEGPPEYIWEALDLLKIQRIDHGVRAIEDERLMQRIIDEQIPLTVCPLSNTKLCVFDDMAKHNILDMLERGVKVTVNSDDPAYFGGYVTENFHALYTHLGMTKDQAQRLAQNSLDARLIKP, encoded by the coding sequence ATGTACGATTGGTTGAACGCCCTGCCCAAGGCAGAACTGCACTTGCACCTGGAGGGTTCGCTGGAGCCGGAACTGCTCTTCGCCCTGGCCGAGCGCAATAAAATTGCCCTGCCGTGGAATGACGTCGAAGCCCTGCGCGGCGCCTATGCCTTCAACAACCTGCAAGAGTTTCTCGACCTGTATTACCAGGGCGCGGACGTGCTGCGCACCGAGCAGGATTTCTACGACCTGACCTGGGCCTACCTGTTGCGCTGCAAAGCCCAGAACGTCATCCATACCGAACCGTTCTTCGATCCGCAGACTCATACCGATCGCGGCATTCCTTTCGAAGTCGTCCTCAATGGCATCGCCAGCGCGTTGAAGGATGGCCAGTCGAAACTGGGCATCGGCAGCGGTCTGATCCTCAGTTTCCTGCGCCACTTGAGCGAAGAAGAAGCCGAAAAGACCCTCGACCAGGCGCTGCCATTCCGCGATGCGTTCGTTGCCGTGGGTCTGGACAGCTCGGAAATGGGCCACCCGCCGAGCAAGTTCCAGCGCGTCTTTGATCGCGCTCGCAACGAAGGCTTCCTGACCGTTGCCCATGCTGGCGAAGAAGGCCCGCCCGAATACATCTGGGAAGCCCTGGACCTGCTGAAAATCCAGCGGATCGACCATGGCGTGCGCGCCATCGAAGACGAGCGTCTGATGCAGCGCATCATCGACGAGCAGATTCCGCTGACGGTTTGCCCGTTGTCCAACACCAAGCTGTGCGTGTTCGACGACATGGCCAAACACAACATCCTCGACATGCTGGAACGCGGCGTGAAGGTCACGGTGAACTCCGATGACCCGGCCTACTTCGGCGGCTACGTCACCGAAAACTTCCATGCGCTGTATACCCATCTGGGGATGACCAAGGATCAGGCGCAACGCCTGGCACAAAACAGTCTCGATGCCCGTTTGATCAAGCCCTGA
- a CDS encoding helix-turn-helix transcriptional regulator: protein MEYAPCISHIATLLADPKRSAMIWALMDGTARPADELALLAGLTTSSAGAHLARLASGGLVKQEVRGRKRFFRLAGPEVGTVVEAMANASLVSAEQISRSVAQPMPALPLRRARVCSDHLGGEMAADLYQRLLGAGWIEQQEQRIEVTSVGVAKFAERGIYVPALALRQRETVCACPAWSERSPHLGGALGAGLLQLFIQMGWLRETEESSTLQVSSSGQREIGRIASAA, encoded by the coding sequence ATGGAATATGCACCTTGCATCAGCCACATTGCGACCTTGCTGGCTGACCCCAAGCGCAGCGCAATGATTTGGGCGTTGATGGATGGCACCGCCAGGCCCGCCGATGAATTGGCCCTGCTGGCGGGGCTGACCACGTCTTCGGCGGGCGCGCATCTGGCGCGGTTGGCGTCGGGTGGGCTGGTCAAGCAGGAAGTGCGCGGCCGCAAACGTTTCTTTCGTCTGGCGGGGCCCGAGGTCGGCACTGTTGTCGAGGCTATGGCCAATGCTTCGCTGGTGAGCGCCGAGCAAATCAGCCGCAGCGTCGCCCAGCCCATGCCGGCCTTGCCGCTGCGTCGGGCGCGGGTTTGCAGTGATCATCTGGGGGGTGAAATGGCTGCTGACCTGTATCAGCGGTTGCTCGGCGCAGGCTGGATCGAGCAGCAGGAACAGCGTATCGAAGTGACCAGCGTGGGCGTCGCGAAGTTTGCCGAGCGAGGGATTTATGTTCCGGCGTTGGCGCTGCGTCAGCGCGAAACCGTGTGCGCCTGCCCGGCCTGGAGTGAGCGCAGCCCGCATTTGGGCGGCGCCTTGGGCGCGGGGCTGTTGCAGCTGTTCATTCAGATGGGCTGGTTACGCGAAACCGAGGAATCCAGCACCTTGCAGGTCTCGTCCAGCGGGCAGCGGGAAATCGGCAGAATCGCCTCGGCAGCCTGA
- a CDS encoding LysR substrate-binding domain-containing protein, which produces MLRFDDLQLFVRAADLGSLSAAARAMDLSAAVASAALKRIEQQLGARLLARSTRSLRLTAEGEGFLAYARSALSSLDEGRRLLASSQDQCNGVLQLSAPSDFGRNVLLPWLDEFQREHPQLTVRLLLGDRIADLFRQPVDIALRYGEPEDSSLVALPIAPLNRRVLCASPDYLARCGEPHHVEQLAQHNCLLFMLGNRVHDHWTFHDGKREMSLTVRGDRFSDDADVVRLWALAGAGVAYKSWLDVAADVRAGRLKVLMPQLQGEATPLNLLCAHRAQLSKPVNLLREMLARRCEAWSR; this is translated from the coding sequence ATGCTGCGTTTCGATGACCTGCAATTGTTCGTTCGTGCGGCTGATCTGGGCAGTTTGTCCGCTGCCGCGCGGGCCATGGATCTGTCGGCGGCGGTGGCCAGCGCCGCGCTCAAGCGTATCGAACAGCAGCTGGGTGCGCGTTTGCTGGCGCGCTCCACCCGCAGCCTGCGACTGACCGCCGAGGGCGAGGGTTTTCTGGCCTATGCGCGCTCGGCTTTAAGCAGCCTCGACGAGGGCCGACGTTTATTGGCCAGCAGCCAGGATCAATGCAATGGCGTGCTGCAGCTTTCAGCACCTTCGGATTTTGGTCGCAACGTGTTGCTGCCCTGGCTCGATGAATTCCAGCGCGAGCATCCGCAACTGACGGTTCGCCTGTTGCTGGGTGATCGCATCGCTGACCTGTTTCGCCAGCCGGTGGACATCGCGTTGCGGTATGGCGAGCCCGAGGATTCAAGCCTGGTCGCGCTGCCCATCGCGCCGCTCAATCGCCGGGTGTTATGCGCCTCGCCTGACTATTTGGCGCGCTGCGGCGAACCGCACCATGTGGAGCAACTGGCGCAGCACAATTGCCTGCTGTTCATGTTGGGTAATCGTGTCCACGATCATTGGACCTTTCATGACGGCAAGCGCGAAATGAGCCTGACCGTGCGCGGCGACCGCTTCAGCGATGATGCCGATGTGGTGCGCTTGTGGGCATTGGCGGGGGCTGGCGTGGCATATAAGTCCTGGCTGGATGTTGCCGCCGATGTGCGCGCAGGCAGATTGAAGGTGCTGATGCCACAGTTACAGGGGGAAGCGACGCCGCTGAACCTGTTGTGCGCGCATCGTGCGCAACTGAGCAAGCCGGTTAATTTGTTACGCGAAATGCTCGCGCGTCGTTGTGAAGCGTGGAGCAGGTAA
- a CDS encoding zinc-binding alcohol dehydrogenase family protein → MKAIAYYHALPITDEQALQDIDLPEPAAGPRDLLVEVKAISVNPVDTKVRQNVQPEGGEAKVLGWDVAGVVKAVGSEVTLFQPGDKVFYAGSLTRPGANSELHVVDERIVGHMPKTLSFAHAAALPLTAITAWELLFERLQVAEGESASPQSLLIVGAAGGVGSILTQLARQLTSLKVIGTASRAETTAWVRELGAHEVLDHSKPLSEELKRAGLESVTHVASLTQTDQHLDQLVEALQPQGKLGLIDDPKSLDVSKLKRKSLSLHWEFMYTRSMFGTPDMIEQHKLLNRVAQLIDAGTLKTTFGEHFGTINASNLRRAHELLESGKAKGKIVLEGF, encoded by the coding sequence ATGAAAGCCATCGCTTATTACCACGCGCTGCCCATCACCGATGAGCAAGCCTTGCAGGACATCGATCTGCCGGAGCCCGCCGCCGGTCCGCGCGACTTGCTGGTGGAAGTCAAAGCGATCTCGGTGAACCCGGTCGACACCAAGGTGCGCCAGAACGTCCAGCCCGAAGGCGGCGAAGCCAAGGTGCTGGGTTGGGACGTCGCGGGCGTGGTCAAGGCGGTGGGCAGCGAAGTCACGCTGTTCCAGCCAGGTGACAAGGTGTTTTATGCCGGCTCGCTGACCCGGCCGGGGGCAAACAGCGAACTGCACGTTGTCGATGAGCGCATCGTCGGCCATATGCCGAAAACCCTGAGTTTCGCCCATGCTGCAGCCCTGCCGCTGACGGCGATCACTGCCTGGGAATTGCTCTTCGAGCGCTTGCAGGTCGCGGAAGGTGAAAGTGCCAGCCCGCAAAGCCTGCTGATCGTCGGTGCGGCTGGCGGCGTTGGTTCGATTCTCACCCAGCTTGCCCGGCAGCTGACTTCACTGAAAGTGATCGGCACCGCATCGCGTGCGGAAACCACTGCCTGGGTTCGCGAGCTGGGCGCCCACGAAGTGCTGGATCACAGCAAGCCGCTGAGTGAGGAACTCAAGCGTGCCGGACTGGAAAGCGTCACTCACGTGGCGAGCCTGACCCAGACCGATCAGCATCTGGACCAACTGGTCGAAGCGTTGCAGCCGCAAGGCAAGCTGGGCCTGATCGACGACCCCAAATCCCTCGACGTGAGCAAGCTCAAGCGCAAGAGCCTGTCACTGCACTGGGAGTTCATGTACACCCGCTCGATGTTCGGCACGCCGGACATGATCGAACAACACAAACTGCTCAATCGTGTCGCCCAGCTCATCGATGCGGGAACCCTGAAAACCACATTCGGCGAGCATTTCGGCACCATCAACGCCAGCAACCTGCGCCGCGCCCATGAACTGCTGGAAAGCGGCAAGGCCAAAGGCAAGATTGTGCTGGAAGGGTTCTGA